One window of Papaver somniferum cultivar HN1 chromosome 9, ASM357369v1, whole genome shotgun sequence genomic DNA carries:
- the LOC113309902 gene encoding SKP1-like protein 1A has protein sequence MSTPSKMISLKSSEGEIFEVEEIIAHHSLTIKHMIEEDCADNPIPLANVNSKILKMVIEYGKKHRESGGEITEVDEETQKWDKELVNVDQETLFRLLMAANYLNIKNLLDLTCETVASMIRGKTIQEIRDTFGIKNDFTPEEEEEVRNENEWAFN, from the coding sequence ATGTCGACACCAAGCAAGATGATATCATTAAAGAGTTCAGAAGGCGAGATTTTTGAAGTCGAGGAGATCATCGCTCATCATTCATTGACCATTAAGCACATGATCGAAGAAGATTGCGCTGATAATCCAATCCCTTTGGCTAATGTGAATAGCAAAATCTTGAAAATGGTTATCGAGTACGGCAAGAAACACCGCGAGAGTGGTGGTGAAATTACTGAGGTCGATGAGGAAACGCAGAAGTGGGACAAGGAGTTGGTGAATGTTGATCAAGAAACACTTTTCCGTCTACTCATGGCTGCAAATTATCTCAACATTAAGAACTTGTTGGACTTGACATGCGAGACAGTTGCGAGCATGATTAGGGGTAAAACGATACAGGAGATTCGAGACACGTTTGGGATTAAGAACGATTTCACCcccgaggaagaagaagaggttcGTAACGAAAATGAATGGGCTTTCAATTAA
- the LOC113314187 gene encoding pentatricopeptide repeat-containing protein At4g38010-like — MNPENLLNHRTQKCTLGCPILDRVLSGGIPCNSITEIVSESGCGKTQLCLQLLLSSQLPVSNGGLNSSSIYIHSEFPFPFRRIQQLSHSFRSSYPHYQNPCDKIFVRGVQSAEELLGLLDRIDSLITNPPSQNPPVKLIVIDSIANLFRSEFENTPGDLKRRSGLFFKISGILRLKAKKYNLAVVVTNQVVDFVDGGGMNGVRVGNLGVFNTSGRRVCPALGLAWSNCVNSRLFLSRNDEPDGSDGGFRTRRRLQKFFRVAIMNGLMRSQVSRGAFREALQTLSQMHRKDIHQLDHFTFPIALKAACRTTATLRHGQQVHTLVLRLGFQVDIYVANALISMYCGCAHLEDAVVLFKEMPQRSTVTWNTIMGGCVRNGLPRLSLSYFSNMSEVPDSVTMSTLLQSHAHLGATALRSGRSVHAHIIRQRAVGFHQQSAPQTFLEMENDCRVVENALIHMYLESSCLSYAEKVFQGIPTDIRDHISWTTMISGYVRNDMHYLALATFRCMLMQQQQCNSGDVLSLDSSTVATLMPSLTLLRHGKEMHCFALKRGFDRSNVFVATSLLHIYGELGSIECAAKQFKRVEEKNVAVWTAMLTAYARHGRSKDCFRLFDEMRLQGVTPNPLTFMGVLIACTHAGLVVEALDCFKCMTQDYGITPDMHHYAAMVDVLGRAGKLKEALEFIVSMPVKPTAPVWGSLMAASALHHDIKLGHEVAKIVMRMEPENPGNFVFLCNMMAQDGRWDDVSVVRETMKLRGFEKIPGHSSIS; from the exons ATGAACCCAGAAAATCTTCTCAATCATCGTACCCAAAAGTGCACTCTAGGTTGTCCAATCCTTGATCGCGTCCTCTCTGGTGGAATCCCTTGTAACTCCATTACAGAAATCGTTTCAGAAAGTGGTTGTGGAAAAACCCAATTATGTCTTCAGCTTCTTCTCTCATCTCAACTACCCGTCTCTAATGGAGGTCTGAACTCATCATCTATTTACATCCACTCAGAGTTCCCTTTCCCATTTCGTCGTATCCAACAACTCtctcattcttttcgttcttcTTATCCCCATTATCAAAACCCTTGTGATAAAATCTTTGTTCGTGGGGTTCAATCTGCTGAAGAATTACTTGGTTTATTAGATAGAATTGATAGTTTAATTACAAACCCACCTTCTCAAAACCCACCTGTGAAACTTATTGTGATTGATTCTATTGCTAATCTATTTCGTTCTGAGTTTGAAAATACTCCTGGGGACTTAAAGAGAAGGTCTGGTTTGTTTTTTAAGATTTCTGGGATATTGAGGTTGAAAGCCAAGAAATATAATTTAGCTGTTGTGGTTACTAACCaagttgttgattttgttgatgGTGGGGGGATGAATGGTGTGAGAGTTGGGAATTTAGGGGTTTTCAATACTTCTGGGAGAAGGGTTTGTCCTGCATTAGGTTTAGCTTGGTCTAATTGTGTGAATTCAAGGTTGTTTTTATCGAGGAACGACGAACCTGATGGTTCTGATGGTGGGTTTAGAACAAGGAGAAGATTGCAG AAATTCTTTAGAGTTGCAATAATGAACGGGTTAATGAGGAGTCAAGTATCTCGTGGAGCTTTCCGGGAAGCTCTGCAAACCTTAAGTCAAATGCACCGCAAAGATATTCATCAACTCGACCATTTCACCTTCCCAATTGCTCTCAAAGCAGCTTGTAGAACTACTGCTACATTGAGACATGGACAACAGGTCCACACCCTTGTCCTTCGCCTTGGCTTCCAAGTTGATATCTATGTTGCTAATGCTCTCATTTCGATGTATTGTGGTTGTGCTCACCTTGAAGATGCTGTGGTGTTGTTTAAAGAAATGCCCCAAAGAAGCACTGTAACTTGGAATACCATTATGGGGGGATGTGTGCGAAATGGACTACCACGCTTATCTCTATCTTATTTCTCTAACATGTCTGAAGTTCCTGACTCTGTTACTATGTCTACTTTACTTCAATCCCATGCACATCTTGGTGCCACTGCTCTTAGAAGTGGCCGTTCAGTCCATGCTCACATCATAAGACAACGAGCCGTGGGATTCCACCAGCAAAGTGCACCACAGACGTTTTTAGAGATGGAAAATGATTGTCGTGTTGTAGAAAATGCcctaatccatatgtatttggAATCCTCATGTTTGTCTTATGCCGAGAAAGTCTTTCAAGGAATTCCGACAGATATTCGAGATCACATCAGTTGGACCACCATGATATCTGGTTACGTACGCAATGATATGCACTATCTAGCATTAGCAACATTCCGTTGCATGCTGATGCAGCAACAACAATGTAACAGTGGGGATGTATTAAGCTTAGATTCTTCTACGGTTGCCACGCTAATGCCTTCTCTCACATTGCTTCGACATGGGAAGGAGATGCATTGCTTTGCACTCAAGCGTGGGTTTGATCGGTCTAATGTGTTTGTTGCCACTTCACTACTTCATATTTATGGTGAACTTGGATCCATAGAATGTGCAGCCAAACAATTCAAAAGAGTTGAGGAGAAGAATGTAGCTGTGTGGACTGCTATGCTAACAGCCTATGCCAGACATGGCCGTAGCAAAGATTGCTTTAGACTTTTTGATGAGATGCGACTGCAGGGTGTCACTCCAAACCCTCTAACCTTCATGGGTGTGCTTATTGCGTGTACTCATGCAGGTCTTGTAGTGGAAGCCCTAGATTGTTTCAAATGCATGACGCAAGACTACGGGATCACGCCTGACATGCATCACTACGCCGCCATGGTGGATGTGCTAGGTCGAGCTGGAAAACTAAAGGAGGCATTGGAGTTCATAGTCTCCATGCCTGTAAAGCCTACTGCACCTGTTTGGGGATCTCTAATGGCCGCTTCTGCTCTACATCATGATATTAAGCTGGGACATGAGGTGGCCAAGATCGTGATGAGAATGGAACCTGAAAATCCAGGAAATTTTGTGTTCCTGTGCAACATGATGGCTCAAGATGGAAGATGGGATGATGTTAGTGTGGTAAGAGAGACGATGAAACTCCGTGGGTTTGAAAAGATTCCCGGGCACAGTTCAATAAGCTAA